From Vanrija pseudolonga chromosome 1, complete sequence, a single genomic window includes:
- the TVP38_6 gene encoding Golgi apparatus membrane protein TVP38: MVFKFQSYGAVVVPPIDARLFVADDNDSGIVHYDSSIASDTESEEERELTAVERVEYERGLLTWDRAKDWRFWVRWEWFGWYVLLGVIVLGVALVAVFHQDIVRTLLPFARRLRALKAGWLIPLALIVLLSFPPLFGNDIVLILCGVVWGVKGGFAIGAAGTIIGELGAFTMFRTCLRTRARRFARKSLNYACLARVVDEGGIFVAWVVRMSVIPTHMSTAIFAVCGLDTWQFFVALVLSLPKQFIAVYDVVMNKNSRPESKIISDVVLVLTICVALFAVWFVHRQMLRVRKRVFLEIREDLRRKGFREPPPPDESSFSTPA, encoded by the exons ATGGTGTTCAAGTTCCAGTCGtacggcgccgtcgtcgtcccgccGATCGACGCGCGCCTGTTCGTCGCGGACGACAACGACTCGGGCATCGTCCACTACGACTCGAGCATTGCGTCCGACACCGagtcggaggaggagcgcgagctcaccgccgtcgagcgagtagagtacgagcgcggcctgctCACCTGGGACCGGGCGAAGGACTGGCGCTTCTGGGTCCGGTGGGAGTGGTTCGGGTGGTATgtcctgctcggcgtcatcgtgctcggcgtggccctcgtcgccgtcttccACCAGGAT ATTGTCCGTACCCTCCTCCCCTTTGCACGGCGCCTCAGAGCGCTCAAGGCTGGTTGGCTCATACCCCTTGCCCTCATCGTGCTGCTCTCCTTCCCACCATTGTTCGGTAATG ACATTGTACTTATCCTCTGCGGCGTGGTCTGGGGCGTCAAGGGCGGCTTCGCCATCGGCGCAGCCGGCACGATCATCGGCGAACTGGGCGCCTTCAC CATGTTCCGCACATGTCTCCGCACCCGTGCACGCCGCTTCGCTCGCAAGAGTCTCAACTATGCGTGTCTAGCACGCGTAGTGGACGAGGGTGGCATATTCGTCGCTTGGGTAGTGCGCATGAGCGTCATCCCCACGCACATGTCGACG GCCATCTTTGCCGTTTGTGGACTAGAC ACGTGGCAGTTCTTTgtggcgctggtgctgtCTCTTCCAAAGCAG TTCATCGCCGTCTATG acgTTGTCATGAACAAGAACTCGCGACCAGAGTCCAAGATCATCTCGGACGTCGT CCTCGTGCTCACCATCTGCGTGGCGCTCTTCGCCGTGTGGTTCGTCCACCGCCAGATGCTGCGCGTGCGCAAGCGCGTCTTCCTTGAAATCCGGGAAGACCTCCGGCGCAAGGGCTTccgcgagccgccgccgcctgacGAGAGCAGCTTCAGTACCCCCGCTTAA
- the txl1 gene encoding Thioredoxin-like protein 1 produces the protein MAPSHNIVEIGSTAALDQIIKNLAKDQLLVLDFHAVWCGPCHAIAPVFQQLADKFPHVKFAKIDVDAQQELAQRYRISAMPTFKFIKNGTPVDELRGASPPQLQAKVAQHAGSPPAPKPKPAPVVPTGPVEVSLHHLVKADGLKGLGEAADHPLSSIIGPNSGPKGNSYVESATDPKLLLVIPFSKPVQQINAVTFFAVVADYQAPKTVKLFANPSASLDLASADSTPATHELSLSSADIRGNRIELPSAKFKNVSTVAVYIQDNQEGEETTRLDSVEFFGIEN, from the exons ATGGCTCCCTCTCACAACATCGTCGAGATCGGCTCGACAGCCG CGCTCGACCAGATCATCAAGAACCTCGCAAAAgaccagctcctcgtccttg ACTTCCACGCTGTGTGGTGCGGCCCGTGCCATGCCATCGCACCCGTGTTCCAGCAGCTTGCGGACAAGTTCCCCCACGTCAAGTTTGCC AAAATCGATGTCGACGCTCAGCaggagctcgcgcagcggtACCGCATCAGCGCGATGCCCACGTTCAAGTTCATCAAGAACGGCACCCCTGTGGACGAG CTCCGCGGCGCTTCTCCTCCCCAGCTGCAGGCCAAGGTCGCCCAGCACGCTGGCTCGCCCCCtgcccccaagcccaagcccgcgccTGTGGTTCCCACTGGACCTGTCGAGGTCTcgctgcaccacctcgtGAAGGCGGACGGCCTCAAGGGCCTGGGTGAGGCGGCTGACCACCCCCTGTCGTCGATTATCGGCCCCAACTCGGGCCCTAAGGGCAACAGCTACGTTGAGTCGGCCACTGACCCCAAGCTGCTTCTCGTGATCCCA TTCTCCAAGCCCGTGCAGCAGATCAACGCCGTCACCTtcttcgccgtcgtcgccgactaCCAGGCACCCAAGACGGTCAAGCTGTTCGCCAACCCTTCCGCCAGCCTGGACCTCGCGTCAGCCGACTCGACCCCCGCGACACACGAGCTCAGCTTGTCGTCCGCCGATATCCGTGGCAACCGCATCGAGCTGCCGTCGGCCAAGTTCAAGAACGTCTCGACTGTCGCCGTGTACATCCAGGACAAccaggagggcgaggagacgaCGCGCCTCGACTCTGTCGAGTTCTTTGGCATTGAGAACTGA
- the ADK gene encoding Adenosine kinase, giving the protein MSSVTPIVVSIGNPLLDITVPVADGPKYLEKYGLKANDAILAEDKHLPIYQEIVKNPGVTYVAGGAAQNAARGASYLLPAGSVAYIGSVGDDDLAKTLTDVNTKEGVVSKYQVQAAPAQTGACAVILSNHDRSLVTTLRAAEQFTKDHLAKPEVAATLAGAKLIYIEGYFLTHGIESALEVAKHASATGRTVVLNLSAPFIPQFFKVQLEDLLPHVDILIGNESEAAAYAEAAGLGDASLEQIATTLAGFSKSNASRPRLVVVTQGADSTLVASSSPSASPANLSPTDANPKTYPVPKLAADKIIDTNGAGDMFAGGLLGALALGKSLDVAIETGHKLGQICVGQNGATLEFPKVQIF; this is encoded by the exons ATGTCGTCCGTCACTCCCATCGTCGTGTCCATCGGCAACCCCCTC ctcgacatcaccgtccccgtcgccgacggccccAAGTACCTCGAGAAGTACGGCCTCAAGGCCAAcgacgccatcctcgccgaggacaagcaCCTCCCCATCTACCAGGAGATTGTCAAGAACCCCGGCGTCACGTacgtcgctggcggcgctgcccaGAACGCCGCCCGCGGTGCTTCG tacctcctccccgccggctCGGTCGCCTACATTGGCTcggtcggcgacgatgacCTCGCCAAGACCCTCACCGACGTCAACACCAAGGAGGGTGTCGTCTCCAAGTACCAGGTCCAGGCTGCCCCCGCGCAGACTGGTGCTTGCGCCGTCATCCTCTCCAACCACGACCGCTCGCTCGTGACCACCctccgtgccgccgagcagtTCACCAAGgaccacctcgccaagcccgaggtcgctgcCACCCTCGCTGGCGCCAAGCTCATCTACATTGAGGGCTACTTCCTCACCCACGGCATCGAGTCGGCCCTGGAGGTCGCCAAGcacgcctcggccaccgGCCGCACCGTCGTCCTCAACCTCTCGGCCCCCTTCATCCCCCAGTTCTTCAAGgtccagctcgaggacctcctcccccacgTCGACATCCTCATCGGCAACGAGTCCGAGGCTGCCGCCtacgccgaggctgccggccttggcgacgccTCGCTCGAGCAGATCGCCACCACCCTCGCCGGCTTCTCCAAGTCGAACGCCTCGCGCCCCCGTCTCGTCGTTGTCACCCAGGGTGCCGACTCGaccctcgtcgcctcgtcgtcgccctcggcctcgcccgccaACCTCTCGCCCACCGACGCCAACCCCAAGACGTACCCCGTccccaagctcgccgccgacaagatCATCGACACCAACGGTGCCGGTGACATGTTCGCTGGTggtctcctcggcgcccttgccctcggcaagTCGCTCGACGTTGCCATCGAGACCGGCCACAAGCTCGGCCAGATCTGCGTCGGCCAGAACGGTGCCACCCTCGAGTTCCCCAAGGTCCAGATCTTCTAA
- the SPAC24B11.12c gene encoding Putative phospholipid-transporting ATPase, with the protein MPGSTSGAPLVARRRRHKKDSWWSRNVSKPMEKLNPTRLFNRKRPLGEQRTLYFNEPLPADFFDKKGRVLKNRQFCTNQVVTSKYTIITFLPRNLLEQFRRVANIFFLAINILQFFPKFATISPGLVILPLIVVLGITAIKDGYEDFKRHQADHHINHSIVHVLGGEGYENVNPAGSKEKTFVKGIPMPGRRSKKNKAKDEDGKDDASTSETRRPENLQRLRSQVSNWDEDDEAADSPNELGWHRTIWEDVKVGDFVKIYDHEQIPADIIICATSEEEDICYIETKNLDGETNLKSRHGVTGLSFLDSASACANAKMRVELDAPEVNMYRLNGSVTLQSEVGQEHEIHPITLDTTLLRGCVLRNTAWVVGFVAYTGTDSKIVQNSGLAPSKRSKVERQMNPQVLFNLAILGVIAMVCAIIDHFNEKRWDTQEAYWAIYYRPGDNPDINGLITFFNALITFQNIIPISLYISIEFVRTIQALFIFWDHDIRYFKNGTKYRTLARTWNLSDDLGQIEYIFSDKTGTLTQNVMIFRQCSVGGKIYYGEAPPPRPSMDPKRLYELKKTVSGSDNSGDDELKKKADAEREIPPFHDSELDHDLADHDSEQSRLLHGFFAVLGLCHTALTGENEDGTIEYKSQSPDETALVQAAADVGFVFLGRDKNLLKLKTPFSDEPDEYELLNVLEFNSARKRMSVVVKKLDEHGRIFLLTKGADNVIFERLSKEVGQDKIRAQTDKDLQTFANEGLRTLCLAYRVLDNAEYEEFAQDYHEAEVSLHDRENKIDEVSARLEKDLTLLGSTAIEDKLQDGVPETIADLKRAGIKVWVATGDKLETAVAIGYTTNLLTADSNLIIVRDGNHTIYDQLRGALEGFFGDDSLTRQPTHSLGQTFTRQSTQLQRVNTGAASLVGEDNGHRPGGFSLVIDGSALAQCFDDEDIADLLLALAVKCNTVICCRVSPLQKAQIVSLIKDNLGVMTLAIGDGANDVSMIQTAHVGVGISGEEGLQAVNSSDFAIAQFRFLKRLLLVHGHWSYFRNASMICNFFYKNIVGMGVLFWYMIYCGWSTTYVYAYVYLLFWNVFWTIAPVIGIGVFERNIDDDILMALPELYRYSRSGKYYNWPRFLYYMFEGVYQTAVVYFILCYAYEATTTRGDGYDVVQYEMSTTMAVGAVMIANLFSGLNIDAWSWWVVFGVWIGPVLIWLFTAIYSVIPPSSFYTGVYGNDVFLFRSAAFWFGWPFVIVFSLMPRYLIKYAKQNIFPNDIDIMRLVRKYHPEANPFTDPMLGGKLNVDRGEESPFIVGNSSRPTTPVQVDKNDKNNIALQNFSSPGGDRPTAMRPSFDNGRPSYDSRNSFESARRPSMQSNRYGSNRQARGSAHDMSTGLTREASRGFDFTMEEGGVAVHRMQSRLSEASAHRRKYTLRRLGMQNRAKEAADREATAPGSPSNNPFARVIRERAGSILRSGRNRSSTVNTRNSRAPSEGLSDHTPTSPHLHPQHHP; encoded by the exons ATGCCGGGCTCAACATCGGGGGCACCTCTGGTAGCCCGCCGTAGACGGCACAAGAAGGACTCGTGGTGGTCGCGCAACGTCTCCAAGCCGATGGAAAAGCTCAATCCCACGAGATTGTTCAACCGCAAGCGGCCACTCGGCGAACAGCGTACCCTCTACTTCAACGAGCCCCTCCCCGCAGACTTCTTTGACAAGAAGGGGCGCGTCCTCAAGAACAGGCAATTCTGCACAAACCAGGTCGTGACTTCCAAGTACACAATCATCACGTTCCTGCCCCGCAATCTGTTGGAGCAGTTTCGACGCGTCGCAAACATCTTCTTCCTCGCAATCAACATTCTCCAGTTCTTCCCCAAGTTTGCAACAATCTCGCCCGGTCTCGTCATCCTCCCCCTCATCGTCGTTCTCGGTATCACTGCCATCAAGGACGGCTACGAGGACTTTAAGAGGCACCAGGCAGACCACCATATCAACCACTCGATTGTCCACGTTCTTGGCGGCGAAGGCTACGAGAATGTCAACCCCGCCGGCTCCAAGGAGAAGACGTTTGTCAAGGGCATTCCGATGCCTGGACGACGCAGCAAAAAGAACAAagccaaggacgaggacggcaaggacgacgcATCCACTTCGGAAACCAGACGCCCTGAGAACCTGCAGCGTCTCCGCTCCCAGGTCTCCAactgggacgaggacgacgaggccgccgactcTCCAAACGAACTCGGCTGGCACCGCACCATCTGGGAAGACGTCAAGGTTGGCGACTTTGTCAAGATTTACGACCACGAGCAGATTCCAGCGG ATATCATCATCTGTGCAACATCCGAAGAGGAGGATATTTGTTACATTGAGACCAAGaacctcgacggcgagaccAACCTCAAGTCGAGGCATGGTGTTACCGGCCTCTCATTCCTCGACTCGGCAAGCGCCtgcgccaacgccaagatgcgtgtcgagctcgacgccccaGAGGTCAACATGTACCGCTTGAACGGCAGCGTCACCCTCCAGTCTGAAGTCGGCCAGGAGCACGAGATCCACCCCATCACCCTCGACACCACTCTTCTTCGTGGCTGTGTTCTCCGCAACACGGCTTGGGTCGTTGGTTTCGTCGCCTACACTGGTACCGACTCGAAGATTGTCCAGAACTCGGGCCTCGCTCCCAGCAAGCGCTCAAAAGTCGAGCGTCAGATGAACCCCCAGGTCCTCTTCaacctcgccatcctcggcgtcattGCTATGGTCTGTGCCATCATTGACCACTTCAACGAGAAGCGCTGGGACACGCAGGAAGCCTACTGGGCGATCTACTACAGGCCGGGTGACAACCCGGATATCAACGGTCTGATCACCTTCTTCAACGCCCTCATCACGTTCCAGAACATCATCCCCATTTCGCTCTACATCTCTATCGAGTTTGTGCGTACCATCCAGGCCCTCTTCATCTTCTGGGACCACGACATCCGCTACTTCAAGAACGGCACAAAGTACCGCACCCTCGCACGCACCTGGAACTTGTCCGACGACCTCGGTCAGATCGAGTACATCTTCTCCGACAAGACTGGAACCTTGACGCAGAACGTCATGATTTTCCGTCAGTGCTCGGTCGGTGGCAAGATCTACTACGGCGAGGCACCCCCTCCCAGGCCCTCCATGGACCCCAAGCGCCTCTacgagctcaagaagacTGTCAGCGGATCGGACAACTCgggtgacgacgagctcaagaagaaggccgacgccgagcgcgaaaTCCCTCCGTTCCACGACTCTGAACTTgaccacgacctcgccgaccacgaCTCTGAGCAGTCGCGTCTCCTGCACGGTTTcttcgccgtcctcggcctgtGCCACACGGCTCTGACTGGTGAGAACGAGGATGGTACCATCGAATACAAGTCGCAGTCGCCCGACGAGACCGCTCTTGttcaggccgccgccgacgtcggcttCGTCTTCCTCGGTCGCGACAAGAACCTTCTCAAGCTCAAGACTCCCTTCTctgacgagcccgacgagtACGAGCTGCTCAACGTTCTCGAGTTCAACTCTGCTCGTAAGCGCATGTCGGTCGTTGTTaagaagctcgacgagcacggcagaATCTTCCTTCTCACCAAGGGTGCCGACAATGTCATCTTTGAGCGTCTCAGCAAGGAGGTCGGCCAGGACAAGATCCGCGCTCAGACCGACAAGGACCTCCAGACGTTTGCCAACGAGGGTCTCCGTACTCTTTGTCTCGCTTACCGTGTTCTCGACAACGCAGAGTACGAGGAGTTTGCGCAGGACTaccacgaggccgaggtttCCCTTCACGACCGTGAGAACAAGATCGACGAGGTCTCCGCCCGTCTCGAGAAGGACCTCACTCTTCTCGGCTCCACCGCTATCGAGGACAAGCTCCAGGACGGTGTCCCCGAGACCATTGCCGACCTCAAGCGCGCCGGTATCAAGGTCTGGGTCGCCACTGGTGACAAGCTCGAGACTGCCGTTGCCATTGGTTACACCACCAACCTCCTCACTGCCGACTCAAACTTGATCATTGTTCGCGACGGCAATCACACAATTTACGACCAGCTCCGTGGTGCCCTCGAGGGCTTCTTTGGTGACGactcactcactcgccaGCCCACCCATTCCCTCGGCCAGACCTTCACTCGTCAGTCGACTCAGCTCCAGCGTGTCAACActggcgccgcgtcgcttgTTGGTGAAGACAATGGACACCGCCCCGGAGGCTTCTCGCTCGTCATTGACGGCAGCGCTCTCGCCCAGtgctttgacgacgaggacataGCCGACCTCCTGCTTGCGCTTGCTGTCAAGTGCAACACTGTCATCTGTTGCCGTGTCTCGCCCCTTCAGAAGGCCCAGATTGTCAGCCTCATCAAGGACAACCTCGGTGTCATGACCCTTGCCATCGGTGACGGTGCCAACGACGTGAGCATGATCCAGACTGCGCACGTCGGTGTCGGCATCTCGGGTGAGGAGGGTCTCCAGGCCGTCAACTCGTCCGACTTTGCGATTGCCCAGTTCCGCTTCCTCAAGCGCCTCTTGCTCGTCCACGGCCACTGGTCGTACTTCCGAAACGCTTCGATGATCTGCAACTTCTTCTACAAGAACATTGTCGGTATGGGCGTTCTCTTCTGGTACATGATCTACTGTGGTTGGTCGACCACGTACGTCTACGCCTACGTCTACCTCCTCTTCTGGAACGTCTTCTGGACGATCGCTCCCGTCATCGGCATTGGTGTCTTCGAGCGcaacatcgacgacgacattcTCATGGCCCTGCCCGAGCTCTACCGTTACAGCCGCAGCGGCAAGTACTACAACTGGCCTCGCTTCCTCTACTACATGTTTGAGGGTGTCTACCAGACAGCCGTTGTCTACTTCATCCTCTGCTACGCCTACGAGGCTACCACCACTCGCGGTGACGGCTACGACGTTGTCCAGTACGAAATGTCGACTACCATGGCCGTCGGTGCCGTCATGATTGCAAACCTGTTCTCGGGTCTCAACATTGACGCCTGGTCGTGGTGGGTTGTGTTTGGTGTCTGGATCGGCCCCGTTCTCATTTGGCTCTTCACCGCCATCTACTCGGTCATcccgcccagctcgttcTACACTGGTGTCTACGGTAACGACGTCTTCCTTTTCCGCTCCGCCGCGTTCTGGTTTGGATGGCCCTTCGTCATCGTCTTCTCGCTCATGCCCCGCTACCTTATCAAGTACGCCAAGCAGAACATCTTCCCCAACGACATTGATATCATGCGCCTCGTCCGCAAGTACCACCCCGAAGCCAACCCCTTCACCGACCCCATGCTTGGTGGCAAGCTCAATGTTGACCGCGGAGAGGAGAGCCCCTTCATTGTTGGCAACAGCAGCCGTCCTACGACCCCTGTCCAGGTCGACAAGAATGACAAGAACAACATCGCTCTGCAAAACTTCTCGTCCCCTGGCGGCGACCGTCCTACTGCTATGCGTCCCAGCTTTGACAACGGCCGTCCCAGCTATGACTCGCGCAACAGCTTTGAGAGCGCCCGCCGTCCAAGCATGCAGAGCAATAGGTACGGTAGCAaccgccaagcccgaggctCGGCCCATGACATGTCGACGGGTCTTACGCGTGAAGCGTCGCGCGGTTTCGACTTTACgatggaggagggcggtgtCGCGGTTCACCGCATGCAGTCGCGCCTCTCCGAGGCGTCGGCCCACCGCCGCAAATACACGCTTCGCCGGTTAGGCATGCAGAACCGCGCCAAGGAGGCTGCCGATCGTGAGGCGACGGCACCCGGCTCGCCTTCCAACAACCCCTTCGCCCGTGTCATTCGTGAGCGTGCCGGCTCGATCTTGAGATCCGGCCGCAACCGATCAAGCACGGTCAACACGCGCAACTCGAGAGCGCCGAGTGAAGGACTGTCAGATCACACGCCTACATCTCCTCACCTTCAtccccagcaccacccaTAG